From a region of the Corvus cornix cornix isolate S_Up_H32 chromosome 2, ASM73873v5, whole genome shotgun sequence genome:
- the LOC120409669 gene encoding uncharacterized protein LOC120409669 — protein MLGTVWKNTPCPRPYSCIPVPSDLPQEKQGDGFCLTAQGCYRLPATSRSLLFPAQDSAGQATFGEDSSPNLLPVLTFLFFSTSNLLQDGGSMASTTIPAASSIFNFPPPLQLHKMENTMWQPWPWGQPFCNCTAPPPPTPAYVTVPGPLSVPGPSHVSMSMFVLGPPPSPGVPSQLPTLPLPPVSSPLPSVTPPMGPNPRQVPTLPKLGWGGCWKAAISATLHQGAPACQKPRTPARHTLANSEEESSDFSDSDAESEDYWARVRKQAAKDGNWDLENKVVPPDGPRDILITGSGLLYGPDVLYVTPEVQIVGPQDEVFVTVSCSKPPWFLYKGMAIAQFFLLPHHRDWIPENPIACWVEVVGPDKPMIECGLLNRGSELYLPGMADTGADVTIIPRSEWPRDWKLAPANGAILGIGGAALSMHSKDSIIVEGPEGQVATIRPFVVRSGITLWGRDLLSQWGDRLEIPKPPRDF, from the coding sequence ATGTTGGGAACTGTTTGGAAAAACACCCCTTGCCCACGTCCCTATTCCTGCATCCCTGTTCCCTCTGACCTGCCTCAAGAGAAACAGGGAGATGGATTCTGCCTGACGGCCCAGGGCTGCTACCGACTCCCTGCCACCTCCAGGTCTCTTTTGTTCCCTGCCCAGGATAGCGCTGGCCAAGCTACCTTTGGGGAAGATTCTTCTCCAAACCTTCTCCCTGTACTcactttcctgtttttttccacttcaaacTTGCTCCAAGATGGTGGCAGCATGGCCAGTACCACAATCCCAGCTgcttcttctatttttaatttcccccctcccctccagtTACACAAGATGGAGAACACCATGTGGCAGCCGTGGCCGTGGGGGCAGCCATTTTGCAATTGCACAGCCCCCCCTCCGCCTACTCCTGCTTACGTCACCGTGCCTGGCCCCCTCTCTGTCCCTGGCCCCTCCCATGTGTCGATGAGCATGTTTGTGTTGGGCCCCCCCCCTTCACCAGGagtcccctcccagctgccaaCCCTGCCTCTCCCTCCAGTGTCCTCACCCCTTCCATCGGTGACCCCGCCCATGGGACCCAACCCACGGCAGGTTCCTACACTGCCAaagctggggtgggggggatgCTGGAAAGCTGCCATCTCGGCCACACTGCACCAGGGGGCCCCGGCTTGCCAGAAGCCCCGCACCCCTGCCAGGCACACTCTCGCCAATTCAGAAGAGGAGAGCAGTGACTTCTCAGATTCCGATGCTGAGTCTGAGGATTACTGGGCTAGGGTGAGAAAGCAGGCAGCCAAAGATGGTAACTGGGACCTGGAAAATAAGGTTGTGCCCCCAGATGGCCCAAGAGACATTTTAATTACAGGAAGTGGACTTCTTTATGGGCCAGACGTACTTTATGTTACTCCAGAAGTCCAAATCGTCGGCCCTCAAGATGAAGTTTTTGTGACTGTTTCATGTAGTAAGCCCCCTTGGTTTTTATACAAAGGGATGGCTATTGCCCAATTCTTTCTACTACCACATCATAGAGACTGGATCCCGGAGAACCCGATAGCATGCTGGGTTGAGGTTGTGGGACCAGATAAACCTATGATAGAGTGTGGTCTGCTTAACAGAGGTTCTGAGTTGTATCTTCCAGGAATGGCAGACACCGGAGCTGATGTCACCATTATACCTCGCTCTGAGTGGCCACGGGACTGGAAACTGGCTCCGGCTAACGGAGCCATCTTGGGGATTGGAGGTGCTGCACTCTCCATGCACAGCAAAGATAGTATCATCGTGGAGGGACCCGAAGGTCAGGTAGCCACCATCAGGCCCTTCGTGGTCAGGTCAGGCATTACCTTGTGGGGCAGGGATCTGTTGTCTCAGTGGGGAGATAGACTAGAAATCCCCAAGCCACCTCGGGATTTTTAG